The Candidatus Zixiibacteriota bacterium nucleotide sequence TTTCGTATTAAGCCGGGCGACAGGGTGGCCGACCTCGGTTGCGGCACCGGCGTGCTCTTCGATTTACTGCGGCGCAAGGTCGGTCCCGAGGGGCTGGTGATCGGCGTCGATTTTGCCTCGACCATGATTCGGAAAGCCCGGACCAATTTCCCTTTTGACAGCTGTGTGCCCCTCTGCGCCGATGTGGAAAATCTTCCGCTGAAATCTGATTCATTTGATCTGGCCGTGTCGCTGGCCTCGTTTCCCCATTTCGTCGACAAAGGGAAAGTGATGGCTGAAGTCTCCCGGATCCTTAAGCGCGGTGCCGGCTTCCATATCATCCACCTCCTCAGCAGCAAAGAGCTGGCGCATCATCACCATCGCGCCGGTGGGCCGGTGGCCATGGACCAGCTGCCGCCCCAGGAACGGTTGATGCAGATGTTTGAGGAGGGGCATTTTCTCAACGCCCAAATTACCGACCGGCCGGGCCTGTATCTGGCCTCGGCTGTCAAAGGATGAGCCTGAATATCGGCCCTCGGAAAGCGGCCCACTCGGCCCTCTATCTGGCGCTGGCCATTTTGCTGCCGATCATATTTCATCAATTCGGGATTGCCGGGCGAATTATTCTGCCCATGCACATCCCGGTCCTCCTCTGCGGTTTCATCGTCGGGCCTGTGGCCGGGATGATGATCGGCCTTCTGGCGCCGACACTTTCCTACTTTCTGACCGGCATGCCGCCGCTCTATGCTGTGCCGCTGATGACTCTGGAACTCCCCCTCTATGGTCTGATTGCCGGACTGGCTTATTGTAAAATGAGACTGAATATCTATCTGACCCTCATAATTGCCATGGTTTTTGGCCGGCTGGCCTTTGCATTGGGATTGGTGGTTCTGGGAAGATTTATCGACCTCCCCTACGGCCCGCTGCAATTCTTCGCCGCCGGTGGGGCGATGGTCGCAGGCCTGCCGGGAATAATATTGCAGCTTCTTATTATTCCTCCAATGGTCGCAGCCGTCAATAGAACGACCCGATTCTGATCCATCCTCTGTCAGGATGCCCCATTTTCCGGTAGTGGGTCAGTTTCAATTTAATAGGACTTCACAGGAATTGAAATCGGCCTTATAATAAGGCATTCAAAAGCGGTTACGCAAAAAGAAAAGGCTTGGTTTGAAGGAATTGGCGGCAACTCTAACCAACGAGGCAACAACGCCAGAACCGCCTCCAGAGCCAAGGCCGGTTGACCCCTATAAAAATCCCGCCGCCGTCGAATTGGGCCGTCTTGGGGGGCTAAAGGGCGGCAAGAATCTTTGGAAGGGCGTTTCAAAGGAAGAACGATCAAAATGGGGACGAAAATTGGCCCGGAAAAGATGGAAAAAGCCCAAGAAATGATCGCCAAAAAATTATTCTTCGGTTATAGTTCCCCTCATTAATTCAAGCCATTTTGTAATCTGCTCGATATCATCCTTAGTAATTGGATATTCCAAACGCAAAATAGCAAGCTTTTGTCCTTTTCTTGGAATTGTATAATCCCGCGTCAGCGAATCTGATTTCGGCGAAATCACACTTTTGGGTTCAGTTTCCGTCTTTGTGAGTAAAGACTCTCCCATAGGAATAACTCCTTTATCAGGTGATTTCTCTTCATCTTGTTCATCTTTACTCAATTTAACATCAGATTCCGGCTTTGTCAAGGCAATAGTTGACCTAAGTTGAGCGATAAAAGAATCAACAGATAACTCATTAAAATGCTTTTCAAGAAGCAGATATTTTCTTAAATCATTATCATTCTTGGGCAAGAAGCCGCTATAATAATCCCAAATTTCCTTGTGAATTGGTGGTAACAAAGCACATTGGCTGAGTAAATCATCACTTTCGTCCGGATCAAGTAATATCCTACGAGATGTTTCAGAAATAGATATCTTTCTGTCTTTGCCCGTTCCATCAACCTGAATTAGTCCATAAGCTTTCAAAGCAGCAATACTCAATAATCCCTGGCTACCAAAGGCCGCATTGCCCCAGGTTTCATGGGCCGTTCTTTCAGGTATCCAGTTCGTCTTATAGACATCATAAATCTGTTTGACCTTTTCCAGGGCCTTTGTTAGGCTCAGAGAGGGATAATTGGGGCTTCGATGCCTTGCCTTCTTGACCTTGGTTTTGACATCTTTGGCCTGTGATTGTTGTGGCATTTTTTCCATACTATAAGCTCCTTATTTAGGGATTCACTTAACTTCTGCAAATAATATCGAAAAGAATGCTCGGGAAGTCAAGAAAAAAGTCAAAGAATTATGAAAATATATTGATTATTATATCGGTTGCCTATTGACAATCGGTTTTAACTACATTATAATAGCATCTATGTTTGAGGATAATGGGAAAATAAAAGGACTCAGATCAGTTCCTTCCGATCTGAGTCCATGATCCTTAATGCGGGGCCAGCAGGTAGCGAGCGGGGGACTTTGCATTCCTGGCTCGTCGGGTTCAAGTCCCACTGGCTCCAAAAAAGCGGCTGTAATTCAAGGGTAGAATGGCAGACCTTCCATTTTGCTTATGCCGGTTCAACTCCGGTCAGCCGCTCTTCTAAGATATCGTCTTTTTGGGGATAAGCAAGAAAAAATATTTTTTGCGAAGATGAGGATTTTACTTGACAAAGTGACTACAAAACTTTGGAGTATTGAAGATTTAGTTAATCTTTTGGAAAGCAAAGAATTAGCTTAATATATCCTTCAATTGTCAAATCTCATAGATTTCTTGATTTTTACCAACTTTCCGCTTGACAGATCTGTATATATTATAGCATTTAGATACTTGCCGATATAATTTAAAGGCTTCTGATGAAATAATGCTTGACAACTGCACTTGTGTGCAGTATCATATTTTTGAGTAACTTTATGAATTTGGTGATTGGTGGATTATGATGAAACCAAAATTTAGGGAAGACAAAGCCGCACAAGCTGCAGCACTTTTTTTGAAGCACAGAGGCGCAAGTCTGTCATGCCAAAAAATGAGTCATCTCAAGCTTATGAAGTTGCTCTACCTTGCTGAACGGGAGGCATTGATTAGATGGCGACGACCTATTATTTTCGATTCCTATGTATCAATGGATAAAGGTCCCGTCCTAAGCCAAACTCTGAATTTGCTGCATGGTGAATCTGAGACAAGCGGAATATGGGGCGAAACTATAAGCTCACCCACTGACAATGAGGTCTCTTTGATTCGAGACCCTGGTACTAATAGTTTATCAGAAGCGGAAGAATTGCTTATAAAAGAAATATTTCATGAGTATGGCAGAATGTCTCGGTGGGAGATTTGTGACAAGACGCATGAACTTCCCGAATGGGAAAATCCGGAAGGTTCTTCCATTCCAATTGAGTACAGAGATATTCTTAAGGGGGCAGGCAAAACAGATATTGAAATAGCGTCAATAATTTCAGAAATCGAAAATATAGCTCTAATCGACAATTATTTAGGGTAATGAATGCCCGTTGATTGTCCATGTGGCTGTTCCTTCTATATTGGGGGACACTTATGGCTTGTCGTCGCGGAATTGCCTAATTCCCCTATTCAGCTGGTCATAGTTAATCTCACAACAAGAAAATCGGAATCGGACACAACAGTTATTCTTAAGACGGGCGACCATCCTTTTGTCAAACATGAGACCGTTATAAATTATTCTGATGCACGACTAATTTCTAAACCTGATTTAATTACCAGAATAGAAGAGAAATTTTTTGCAACCGATCAAATCTTCGCTGATGAGATATTAAGGATTATACAGCAAGGTTTATTGAATTCGCCCTATACGCCAAAAGGGATAAAAGAGTCTTGTAGATCAAGATTTGCGAATGATACTTCCTCCAAAGATGGCATTATTGGCAAGTCTTTTAGTTGACTTCTAATATTCTCATCTCAAACTGATCCACTACCCATTTTCCTCTTGCATAAGAAGTCCCCGGCCATTAAATTAATAATTGGATAAGGTCGAGTTTTCACATCTCTGGTCTATTCCTTTTCCGATAGCTAAACATGGAATGGTTTAAATAAAGTGAGGCAATGATGAAAAAGATAATATTCCTTCTGCCCATACTTCTTCTGCTACTGGCTTTTGGCTGCAGCCGTAACGACAACGCCCCGATCAAACCCGCCGATAATCCGCCCCAATCTTCCGAAATGCCCGATCCGGTCAGAAATCTTCTTAACCAGAATACTTTCTCTTATGATGATTCCGCCGGCATAGAATCCCTTTCTGCCGATTTCAATCCTCCCAGCCTGTTTGATACCAGCTACGATATCTATGCGGTCGCTTTCCTCTGGGGACATCTTTTCAATCTCAGTGGCACTCTTCCCGCGATCACTACCGATTGGTCCGGCTCTCTCTACATAAATGGCGTGGCCAATATTGCCATTACCAGGGCAATCAGCTTTGAACGAGGACAGGATTCCCTGCTCCCCGGAAACAGTCCGGCCATGGTGGAATGGATTTCGATTACCAACGGGGATTTTGATGGGATAGCCTGTTTGATATTTCTCAAGCGGGGTGTAGTCTACGTAATCGCACCGACACTTCACTTTACGACCCCGCCACTCAGCCTGGAATTCAGCTTCGACAAGCTGGAAAAATTGAGTGCCTATTATGTGGTTGATTCCATGAATGCCGTGGCGGTGCAGGCGCGCCGTATCTATCCCCGTGTCTGTCCCGAGGGAATCATGATCGGCGAGTGGATCAAGGTCAGCAATGCCGGCGACAGCGGATTTATCAAAGGCGAATGGCTGGATCAGAACAGCGAACCGAGAGGTGTCTTTGCCGGAGTCTTCTGGACCACTGGCGATGGACAGAGACCATTTCTCGGCTGGGTTTCCGGTCATAACACCACCCAGATTATCGCCTATATGCGCGGCATCTGGTTATATGACGATCCGCGCGATTGCCCTTTATGTGGCACCGGTCATGGCCGATACAAAGGGATCTTTAAATATACCAATGAACCGGGTATCGGTATCGTGGAAGGGGAATTCGGCGATTATTCGTTACCGCCCGGATCCCTGGTGCTGCCGCTGAAAGGAGTCTGGAAAACCTTCTGTCCGCACATGAACGATGGTTCCGTGATG carries:
- a CDS encoding class I SAM-dependent methyltransferase, which codes for FRIKPGDRVADLGCGTGVLFDLLRRKVGPEGLVIGVDFASTMIRKARTNFPFDSCVPLCADVENLPLKSDSFDLAVSLASFPHFVDKGKVMAEVSRILKRGAGFHIIHLLSSKELAHHHHRAGGPVAMDQLPPQERLMQMFEEGHFLNAQITDRPGLYLASAVKG
- a CDS encoding ECF transporter S component, with product MSLNIGPRKAAHSALYLALAILLPIIFHQFGIAGRIILPMHIPVLLCGFIVGPVAGMMIGLLAPTLSYFLTGMPPLYAVPLMTLELPLYGLIAGLAYCKMRLNIYLTLIIAMVFGRLAFALGLVVLGRFIDLPYGPLQFFAAGGAMVAGLPGIILQLLIIPPMVAAVNRTTRF
- a CDS encoding Panacea domain-containing protein, with amino-acid sequence MMKPKFREDKAAQAAALFLKHRGASLSCQKMSHLKLMKLLYLAEREALIRWRRPIIFDSYVSMDKGPVLSQTLNLLHGESETSGIWGETISSPTDNEVSLIRDPGTNSLSEAEELLIKEIFHEYGRMSRWEICDKTHELPEWENPEGSSIPIEYRDILKGAGKTDIEIASIISEIENIALIDNYLG